The Nitrospirota bacterium genome has a window encoding:
- a CDS encoding beta-hydroxyacyl-ACP dehydratase, whose product MRFLLIDRIVEVIPGKSIKGIKNVAMSEDFLEFHFPRNPVMPGVMLIESFVQLAGWLVGATSEFKEWFLPEQIEKAKFYSFALAGDQVELEVTLTNRDENGRLTFSATGQVLGKKKVTTVFSGTTVELDQLETPSDIEHMYKVLRRDFQL is encoded by the coding sequence ATGCGGTTTTTACTGATAGACAGAATAGTCGAGGTAATTCCCGGTAAATCAATCAAGGGGATCAAAAACGTCGCCATGTCTGAGGATTTCCTGGAGTTTCATTTCCCTCGAAATCCTGTGATGCCGGGCGTTATGCTTATTGAGTCGTTTGTTCAACTGGCTGGCTGGCTTGTTGGAGCAACAAGTGAGTTCAAAGAGTGGTTTTTGCCTGAGCAGATAGAAAAAGCGAAATTTTATAGTTTTGCCCTTGCCGGCGATCAGGTGGAACTTGAGGTTACTCTTACAAACAGGGATGAAAACGGGAGGCTGACTTTCTCAGCAACCGGACAAGTTTTAGGAAAAAAGAAAGTAACTACCGTGTTTTCAGGTACTACTGTAGAGTTAGACCAACTGGAGACTCCCTCCGACATAGAGCATATGTATAAGGTTTTAAGGCGGGATTTTCAGCTTTGA
- a CDS encoding glycosyltransferase family 9 protein, which translates to MNNITVLKTIDSVLGRALAVMLPAVRKKPHRCLKSPQSALIIRPGGIGDAVLLIPAIEELKKKYPDLKTDILCEKRNSGIFTIYTGVNKLYLYDKATDLLNCFKNSYDIIIDTEQWHRLSALLSYFMKAAIKVGFNTNERGKFFTHKTDYSHDTYEADSFLSLITTITGKDYKFTTDVPFLNSPAHPESHLYGNYVCIFPGATVKERRWGGHNYAKTAKTIMDMGFNVVILGGKSDTADADIIMQQCTGAVNYCARTTLKETAMLLKGSRALITADSGLLHLAAALGVPTVSLFGSGIEKKWGPKGKIHAILNRNLPCSPCTKFGYTPACKFAQKCIREITVNDVLDQLRLITTAS; encoded by the coding sequence GTGAATAATATAACGGTTTTAAAGACCATTGATTCTGTGTTAGGCAGAGCACTTGCCGTTATGCTGCCAGCGGTGCGTAAAAAACCGCATAGATGTCTGAAATCACCCCAATCAGCGCTAATTATAAGACCGGGAGGTATTGGGGATGCCGTATTGTTGATTCCTGCGATTGAGGAGCTAAAAAAGAAATATCCTGATCTTAAAACAGATATTCTTTGCGAAAAACGAAACTCAGGCATTTTCACTATCTATACCGGTGTAAATAAACTCTATCTCTACGACAAAGCCACTGATTTGCTCAATTGTTTTAAAAACAGTTACGATATCATTATAGATACCGAACAATGGCACAGATTGTCGGCACTGTTGAGTTATTTTATGAAAGCCGCCATAAAAGTAGGGTTTAACACTAACGAAAGAGGAAAGTTTTTCACTCACAAGACCGACTACAGCCATGATACTTACGAGGCAGACAGTTTTCTTTCACTTATCACCACAATTACCGGTAAAGATTATAAATTTACTACCGACGTCCCGTTTCTTAACTCTCCGGCACACCCTGAGAGCCATTTATACGGTAACTATGTGTGCATATTTCCCGGAGCAACAGTTAAAGAAAGACGCTGGGGCGGTCATAATTACGCTAAGACTGCAAAAACAATTATGGATATGGGCTTTAATGTGGTAATCCTTGGAGGCAAATCCGACACAGCGGATGCCGATATAATTATGCAACAGTGCACGGGGGCAGTTAACTACTGTGCCAGAACAACGCTTAAAGAGACTGCCATGCTGCTAAAAGGCTCAAGGGCATTAATCACAGCAGACTCAGGACTTCTACACCTTGCCGCAGCCCTTGGTGTTCCTACGGTTTCGCTGTTTGGTTCCGGTATTGAAAAGAAATGGGGGCCAAAGGGTAAAATTCATGCTATTTTGAATAGAAACCTGCCCTGCAGCCCATGCACAAAGTTTGGCTACACTCCGGCATGTAAATTTGCGCAAAAGTGCATCAGAGAAATAACCGTCAATGACGTTTTAGACCAGCTCAGACTTATTACCACTGCTTCTTAA
- the fabG gene encoding 3-oxoacyl-ACP reductase FabG — MKTDLNGQIALVTGGARGIGREICTALKEAGAFVIINYAKSADAAQVLKDELSPMADVIKADVSNYTEVIAMFKEITAAHKGPDILVNNAGIIKDTLLMAMEPSDWDKVLDVNLKGTFYCTKFASEIMMGKHRGAIINISSISAIKCSRGQTNYAASKGGVVSFTKACAVELAPKGITVNAILPGMIETDMSARVRKRAGEQILKTIPMGRFGTPSDVAGIVAFLASSSASYITGQIIAVDGGMSVS, encoded by the coding sequence ATGAAAACTGATTTAAATGGGCAGATTGCTCTTGTTACTGGGGGCGCAAGAGGTATAGGACGGGAGATCTGTACTGCTTTGAAAGAAGCCGGAGCATTTGTCATCATTAACTACGCAAAGTCAGCCGATGCCGCTCAGGTGCTTAAAGATGAGCTTTCACCGATGGCTGATGTAATCAAAGCAGATGTCTCAAACTATACCGAGGTGATTGCCATGTTTAAGGAGATTACCGCTGCACATAAGGGCCCGGATATCTTAGTTAACAATGCAGGGATTATCAAAGACACTCTGCTTATGGCAATGGAGCCCTCAGACTGGGACAAAGTGTTGGATGTAAACCTTAAGGGCACATTTTACTGCACTAAGTTTGCCTCAGAAATAATGATGGGTAAACACAGAGGAGCAATCATAAATATTTCATCCATATCGGCTATAAAATGTTCACGCGGGCAAACTAACTATGCAGCCTCTAAGGGTGGTGTTGTATCATTCACAAAAGCGTGTGCCGTTGAGCTTGCTCCTAAGGGGATAACAGTAAATGCGATTTTACCCGGTATGATTGAAACCGATATGAGTGCAAGGGTCAGAAAGCGGGCAGGGGAGCAGATTCTTAAAACAATTCCTATGGGCAGATTCGGCACACCCTCCGATGTTGCAGGAATTGTAGCATTTTTAGCCTCCTCCAGCGCCTCATACATAACCGGACAGATTATAGCCGTTGACGGCGGCATGAGTGTGTCTTAG
- the rsmA gene encoding ribosomal RNA small subunit methyltransferase A: MGKKLGQHFLYDEGILSNIVSASGITNEDVVVEIGPGTGSLTQKLVETAGKVIAIELDRLLYDRLCKRFPPRADFQLVHADAMKFDYSGITSFKAMGNIPYYITTPLIFRLLEERPRLSSMAFTMQKEVAERIASPPGNKSYGALSVVIQYIALPSIKFIISRNAFRPPPAVDSAFIVIDMLKSPAAMVDNEKIFYKTVKTAFSQRRKTILNSLKTLFPSVRDVLSELKINEMARPETLSVHEFAAIANNLYNNSH, translated from the coding sequence ATGGGAAAAAAGTTAGGCCAGCATTTCCTTTATGATGAGGGGATTCTTTCGAATATAGTTTCTGCCTCAGGTATAACGAATGAGGACGTGGTTGTTGAAATCGGACCGGGGACAGGTTCTCTGACACAGAAGCTTGTAGAGACTGCCGGTAAAGTCATAGCGATTGAACTTGACCGTCTGCTTTATGACCGTCTTTGCAAGCGTTTTCCACCGCGGGCTGATTTTCAGTTAGTCCACGCTGACGCCATGAAGTTTGATTATTCAGGCATTACGAGTTTTAAAGCCATGGGGAATATCCCTTACTACATAACAACACCGCTGATTTTCAGGCTTCTCGAGGAAAGACCCCGTCTGAGCTCAATGGCGTTTACTATGCAAAAAGAGGTTGCAGAGCGGATTGCATCCCCTCCGGGCAATAAGTCCTACGGCGCCCTGTCTGTTGTGATTCAGTACATTGCCTTACCCAGTATAAAGTTTATCATATCAAGGAATGCCTTTAGGCCGCCCCCTGCGGTTGACTCTGCCTTTATCGTGATAGATATGTTAAAGTCACCGGCTGCAATGGTTGATAATGAAAAAATATTTTACAAAACAGTAAAAACCGCTTTTTCACAAAGGCGAAAAACCATTTTAAACAGCCTTAAAACACTGTTTCCCTCCGTAAGAGATGTCCTTTCTGAATTAAAAATAAATGAAATGGCAAGGCCCGAAACTCTCTCAGTACATGAGTTTGCAGCTATAGCTAACAATTTATATAATAATTCTCATTAG
- a CDS encoding ParA family protein gives MVTICLANHKGGTGKTSLTINLGTYFARKKLKVLLVDMDPQGHVAPGIGVEVGYNDRSMADILSNQEDISNIIQKTPVKNLDIAPANIRLSLVNETLYNSFKRERRLMKSMDSIYKNKTYNLVIIDCPPSLGPLIENTLMVVDYCLIPCEPSSRSIDGLADFILKLKEVREGALDDNWSIVLSRVKKAARLTNEVIEEKLSDYKDRILKTKIYERESINQAQMAGIPVFDFPRGAQASDNFTKFGKEVSIQCRIK, from the coding sequence TTGGTAACCATATGCCTAGCTAACCACAAAGGTGGTACAGGCAAGACGTCGTTGACAATTAATCTGGGAACTTATTTTGCTAGAAAAAAGCTCAAGGTTCTGCTTGTTGATATGGACCCGCAGGGACACGTAGCACCAGGCATAGGCGTGGAGGTTGGATACAATGACCGTTCGATGGCTGATATCCTTTCAAATCAAGAGGATATTTCTAACATAATACAGAAAACTCCTGTAAAGAATCTCGATATTGCTCCTGCTAACATACGCTTAAGTCTTGTTAATGAGACACTTTATAATTCTTTTAAGCGTGAACGCCGTCTTATGAAATCAATGGATTCAATTTATAAAAACAAAACCTACAATCTGGTAATTATAGACTGTCCGCCGTCACTGGGCCCGCTTATTGAAAACACGCTTATGGTGGTGGATTATTGCCTTATACCGTGTGAACCCTCAAGCCGGTCCATAGACGGTCTGGCTGATTTTATTCTGAAATTGAAGGAGGTCAGAGAGGGTGCACTGGATGATAACTGGAGCATTGTGTTATCGAGAGTAAAAAAGGCCGCAAGACTAACAAATGAGGTCATAGAGGAAAAACTCTCTGACTATAAGGACAGAATATTGAAAACCAAAATATATGAAAGGGAATCAATCAATCAGGCACAGATGGCTGGTATTCCGGTGTTTGACTTTCCTCGGGGAGCGCAGGCTTCTGATAATTTTACTAAATTTGGGAAGGAAGTTTCGATACAGTGCCGAATAAAATAA
- the acpS gene encoding holo-ACP synthase, with product MVLYQGIDIINIPKFKQFCERHAAAAGDIFTACEIASSKEYRKSVDRLAGRFAAKEACLKALGLGFTGTFAFGVLNQIEINNKPSGKPEITLHGFVKSVSQRKKINSFNVSISHSGDYAVSMVTLISAPEA from the coding sequence ATGGTGCTATATCAGGGCATAGACATTATAAACATACCAAAGTTTAAGCAGTTTTGCGAAAGACATGCAGCTGCGGCAGGTGATATTTTTACAGCCTGTGAAATCGCCTCCTCAAAAGAATACAGGAAATCTGTGGACAGGCTTGCTGGCAGGTTTGCGGCTAAAGAAGCATGTCTGAAAGCGCTTGGCCTTGGGTTTACAGGCACTTTCGCGTTCGGAGTTTTAAATCAGATTGAGATAAATAACAAACCTTCAGGAAAACCTGAAATTACTCTGCATGGGTTTGTAAAGAGCGTTTCTCAGAGAAAGAAGATTAACAGCTTTAACGTATCCATTAGCCATAGCGGTGATTATGCCGTCTCTATGGTCACATTAATATCGGCACCGGAGGCATAA
- a CDS encoding trypsin-like peptidase domain-containing protein, whose product MIFSRNCQLTAFLIALFLIPAAYAEAISTSPSRRVTSAPVKADPYIQTLNFNTQRQPSETLTIPIPTDKVNKLKSESSTETKQYQVSTHIDIPEAGKSMFTPYMRQLQTKGGLSSKRVAIYAKDAVFIRPHFLTIPSNVSVFIYGVDGQSSARGPVTDNSTKHKGDGFWGPPVAGDFLFVEVVGDNFADVSDLVIDKISYGFINPLSTGTNSSELSCNVDVNCSSSTAASYKNAVALIYFEKSDGGYLCSGSMIADTAASNTNWFLTANHCISSGTEASTLVAYFGYRTSLCNGTVPSISNTSWVDGSDYIAGTSASDGTDFTLLKLHSNPPAGTYYLGWTTNDISETVDGIHYPKGSYERIAEGSVYSTSILWSGINNEGFATINFTSGIIENGSSGSPLMLKSSGKIVGQLYGSDTSNSCNSSTRIAIYGKFAKSYYNYGLSAYLNSSSANNAGSSVTYNIPFLNTNSNVATYCWLSNTLTETATATFTVMSNNSSALPSQTASSTNIFIAGKKTTMLTFNGLSITSGATSVDLSNDISGNSISYALKMLLTTIGTDATCESIGMSCFQGTTSPRRNLKGYTCNDNKNHYDF is encoded by the coding sequence ATGATATTTAGTAGAAACTGCCAATTAACGGCTTTTTTAATTGCGCTTTTTTTAATACCGGCAGCTTATGCTGAGGCTATAAGCACCTCACCAAGCAGACGGGTTACCTCTGCGCCTGTAAAGGCTGATCCTTACATACAAACACTTAATTTTAACACTCAAAGACAACCCTCTGAAACGTTAACGATACCTATTCCAACTGATAAGGTGAATAAACTGAAATCTGAATCCTCTACGGAAACTAAACAGTACCAGGTTTCCACTCATATTGATATACCAGAGGCTGGCAAGTCTATGTTTACACCATATATGAGACAATTACAAACAAAGGGCGGTTTAAGTTCAAAGCGCGTAGCCATCTATGCTAAGGATGCTGTGTTTATCAGGCCACACTTTTTAACAATTCCATCAAATGTCAGCGTGTTTATTTATGGTGTGGATGGACAGTCCTCGGCACGCGGGCCTGTGACAGACAATAGCACCAAACATAAGGGGGACGGATTCTGGGGACCTCCGGTAGCAGGGGATTTTCTTTTTGTAGAGGTAGTGGGAGACAATTTTGCCGATGTCTCAGACCTTGTTATTGATAAAATAAGTTATGGTTTTATTAATCCTCTAAGTACGGGCACAAACTCCTCAGAGCTCTCTTGTAATGTTGACGTAAATTGCTCATCCTCGACAGCCGCATCATATAAAAACGCAGTGGCTTTAATTTATTTTGAAAAAAGCGACGGTGGCTACCTTTGCTCAGGCTCCATGATAGCCGACACAGCCGCCTCTAACACAAACTGGTTTCTCACAGCCAACCATTGTATATCCTCCGGCACAGAAGCCAGCACTCTTGTTGCCTATTTCGGTTACAGAACCAGTTTATGTAACGGTACAGTACCAAGTATTTCAAATACATCATGGGTAGATGGTTCTGATTATATTGCAGGCACATCTGCTTCTGACGGCACTGACTTTACGCTACTTAAGCTTCATAGCAACCCTCCTGCGGGCACATATTATCTTGGCTGGACTACTAACGATATTAGCGAAACAGTGGATGGTATTCATTATCCGAAGGGCAGTTATGAAAGAATTGCCGAGGGCTCAGTTTACTCAACTTCTATTTTATGGAGTGGCATAAATAATGAAGGTTTTGCAACAATAAATTTTACCTCAGGGATAATTGAAAATGGGTCATCCGGCTCCCCTCTTATGTTAAAGTCATCCGGTAAAATTGTCGGTCAATTGTATGGCAGTGATACATCCAACTCCTGTAACAGCTCTACCAGAATTGCTATTTATGGTAAGTTTGCAAAATCATACTACAACTATGGGCTTTCCGCGTATCTTAACTCATCTTCAGCTAATAATGCCGGTTCCTCAGTCACATACAACATACCGTTTTTAAATACAAATTCCAATGTAGCCACTTACTGTTGGCTTTCAAACACCCTGACGGAAACCGCTACCGCGACCTTTACTGTTATGTCAAACAACTCATCTGCATTGCCGTCTCAGACTGCTAGTTCAACAAATATTTTCATAGCCGGGAAAAAAACTACAATGTTAACTTTCAATGGTCTAAGTATTACATCAGGCGCAACATCTGTTGATTTATCAAACGACATAAGCGGAAACAGCATATCTTATGCGCTTAAAATGCTCTTAACAACAATCGGCACAGATGCTACATGTGAATCAATAGGGATGTCATGTTTTCAGGGCACTACCAGCCCCAGAAGAAACCTTAAGGGATATACCTGTAATGACAACAAAAACCATTACGATTTTTAA
- a CDS encoding carbamoyltransferase, whose amino-acid sequence MGKVILGISAFYHDSAAALLNNGYIVAAAHEERFTRKKHDPSFPKHAIEFCLKYGGFDISEVDIVIFYDKPLLKFERLLETYYNFAPKGVRSFISAIPVWLKEKLFLRKLLTDELSKIGKLQKERPLLLFSEHHLSHGASAFYPSPFSEAAVLTVDGVGEWATASISYGKGNNVTMLREMKFPHSLGLLYSAFTYFLGFKVNSGEYKLMGLAPYGNRQSSQVARFKDIILKTLIDVKEDGSVFLNQDYFQYATGLSMVNDTQWAKLFGFKRRGAEEELVQCHGDLALAIQEVTEDIVIKMAQTAKKLTGSKNLCMAGGVALNCVANSKLLLEKVFENIWIQPAAGDAGGALGAAYAAHFMYDGQNRTVDFSVMDLMQGAYLGPEFSDLDIKLTARKYKAPYTFYEDFDALCQQTASALADGKVAGWFQGRMEWGPRALGNRSIVADPRDREMQKRLNLKIKYREGFRPFAPSVLYEDVSQYFSIETPSPYMMFVADVVKERQIPLPVGYENLSVRDKLYFIRSDIPGVTHLDYSARLQTVHKETNPQYYSLIHKFKEKTGYSLVVNTSFNVRGEPIVCTPEDAYRCFMRTDMDCLVMGNFMFDKSAQPPLPEKGNWKNEFVLD is encoded by the coding sequence ATGGGTAAAGTAATACTGGGGATTTCTGCGTTTTACCATGACTCTGCTGCCGCTTTGTTAAATAACGGATATATCGTTGCGGCAGCTCATGAGGAGCGTTTTACCAGAAAAAAGCACGACCCGTCTTTTCCCAAACATGCTATTGAGTTCTGTCTGAAATACGGAGGATTTGACATATCTGAGGTTGACATCGTTATCTTTTACGATAAGCCGCTGCTTAAGTTTGAGCGCCTCCTTGAAACCTACTATAACTTTGCGCCAAAGGGAGTGCGCTCTTTTATTTCGGCGATTCCGGTTTGGCTTAAAGAAAAACTGTTTTTACGTAAACTCCTGACTGATGAGCTTTCAAAAATTGGCAAACTCCAGAAGGAAAGACCTCTTCTTTTGTTTTCTGAGCACCATTTGTCTCATGGCGCCTCAGCGTTTTATCCAAGCCCGTTTTCAGAGGCGGCTGTGTTAACCGTGGACGGTGTTGGAGAGTGGGCTACGGCCTCCATTTCTTATGGGAAAGGCAATAACGTTACAATGCTTAGGGAAATGAAATTTCCCCACTCCCTTGGTCTCCTATACTCGGCTTTTACTTATTTTCTTGGCTTTAAGGTAAACTCCGGCGAATACAAACTAATGGGACTTGCCCCGTATGGCAACAGACAAAGCTCTCAAGTTGCCCGGTTTAAAGACATCATCCTTAAGACGCTGATAGACGTTAAAGAGGACGGCTCGGTGTTTTTAAATCAGGATTATTTTCAATACGCAACAGGGCTATCCATGGTTAACGATACTCAATGGGCAAAACTATTTGGTTTTAAACGCAGGGGTGCTGAGGAGGAATTAGTTCAGTGTCACGGTGACCTGGCACTTGCCATTCAAGAGGTAACTGAAGATATTGTAATAAAGATGGCACAAACGGCAAAAAAACTGACTGGTTCAAAAAATCTCTGCATGGCCGGAGGTGTGGCGCTTAACTGTGTAGCCAACTCTAAACTCCTGCTTGAAAAAGTGTTTGAAAATATCTGGATACAGCCTGCCGCTGGGGATGCCGGAGGAGCTCTTGGCGCTGCATATGCCGCTCATTTTATGTATGACGGGCAAAACCGCACAGTTGATTTTTCTGTCATGGACTTGATGCAGGGAGCGTACCTTGGCCCCGAGTTTAGTGATTTGGATATTAAACTAACTGCCCGGAAATATAAAGCGCCATATACATTTTATGAGGACTTTGATGCGCTATGCCAACAGACCGCCTCAGCTCTTGCCGATGGCAAAGTGGCCGGATGGTTTCAGGGACGGATGGAGTGGGGGCCGCGCGCTCTGGGCAACCGCAGTATAGTAGCAGACCCCAGAGACAGGGAGATGCAAAAGCGGCTTAATCTAAAAATTAAATACAGGGAGGGATTCAGACCCTTTGCCCCATCCGTTTTGTATGAGGATGTGTCTCAGTACTTTAGCATAGAAACTCCCTCGCCATACATGATGTTTGTTGCCGATGTTGTTAAGGAAAGGCAAATTCCGCTGCCTGTGGGTTATGAAAACTTATCGGTCAGGGATAAACTCTATTTTATACGTTCTGATATTCCAGGCGTAACTCATCTGGATTATTCAGCAAGGCTTCAAACCGTACACAAAGAAACTAATCCGCAGTATTATTCGCTGATTCATAAATTCAAGGAAAAAACCGGCTATTCGCTCGTTGTTAATACAAGTTTTAACGTACGAGGGGAGCCAATTGTGTGCACTCCGGAGGATGCTTACCGGTGTTTTATGAGAACCGATATGGATTGCCTCGTAATGGGTAATTTTATGTTTGATAAGTCAGCTCAGCCACCTTTGCCTGAGAAAGGAAACTGGAAAAATGAATTTGTACTGGATTAG
- a CDS encoding beta-ketoacyl-[acyl-carrier-protein] synthase family protein, with the protein MTTPGKRRVVVTGLGLATALGLEVSECWDKVLSGVSGVHKLNLNGAENSPVQSVAAVSESDLSRIEAEFHKDIERAGEKRTLFALWAAKRALEDAVLLPFSGNRWRFGTVLAAGAPVNRLEDIYCHVSTGKKFDYESYLQITKEIHQESMLKNNSNRAAALIAKKFNLNGVNATVTTACASATQAIGTAYGLIKRGEQDVIAAGGADSMINPIGLVFFVLLGAASVSTDKPELACRPFDKKRSGLVMGEGAGIVILEELQHALSRGAKIYCEVAGYGSSMDAFQVTAPQPDGSGAEASMRAALTDSGIALDSIDYINAHGTSTKLNDTAETIAIKRVFNQHAKDICISSSKSMTGHLLAASGGPEFIFTVLSTHNDEIHPTINLTNPDPKCDLDYVPNVKRMKTVRAALSNSFGFGGQNASVIVKKYPDKLV; encoded by the coding sequence ATGACAACACCGGGCAAAAGACGTGTTGTGGTGACAGGGCTTGGGCTTGCCACTGCTCTGGGACTTGAAGTCAGCGAGTGTTGGGACAAGGTACTAAGTGGTGTCTCCGGAGTTCATAAACTTAATCTAAATGGCGCTGAAAACTCACCGGTTCAGTCTGTAGCGGCTGTTTCAGAGAGTGATTTAAGCCGCATAGAGGCTGAGTTTCATAAAGACATTGAGAGAGCCGGAGAAAAACGGACTCTGTTTGCCCTTTGGGCAGCTAAACGGGCGCTTGAGGACGCTGTCCTTTTACCTTTTTCCGGTAATAGGTGGCGATTCGGTACGGTGCTTGCGGCAGGCGCTCCTGTAAACAGGCTTGAAGATATTTATTGCCATGTTAGTACCGGCAAAAAGTTTGATTACGAGAGCTATTTGCAAATCACAAAGGAAATCCATCAGGAATCAATGCTTAAAAACAACTCCAACCGGGCAGCCGCTTTGATAGCTAAAAAGTTTAACTTAAACGGTGTAAATGCTACCGTTACAACTGCCTGTGCCTCGGCTACACAGGCTATAGGTACGGCTTACGGATTGATTAAACGCGGTGAGCAGGATGTGATAGCGGCAGGCGGAGCAGATTCTATGATAAACCCCATAGGGCTTGTATTTTTTGTGCTTTTGGGAGCTGCCTCTGTATCAACAGATAAACCTGAGCTTGCGTGCCGGCCTTTTGATAAAAAGCGCTCAGGGCTGGTTATGGGTGAAGGCGCTGGAATTGTAATCCTAGAAGAGCTCCAACATGCTCTAAGCAGGGGTGCTAAAATCTACTGTGAAGTCGCCGGGTACGGCTCCTCTATGGATGCCTTTCAGGTTACAGCCCCTCAGCCGGATGGCTCAGGAGCTGAGGCCTCCATGCGCGCAGCGCTGACAGATTCCGGTATCGCTCTTGATTCCATTGACTATATAAACGCTCACGGTACCAGCACAAAACTTAACGACACTGCTGAGACCATTGCCATAAAGAGAGTTTTTAATCAGCACGCTAAGGACATTTGCATTAGTTCAAGTAAGTCTATGACAGGACATTTGCTTGCAGCCTCTGGGGGCCCTGAATTCATATTTACAGTGTTAAGCACTCATAACGACGAAATTCATCCTACTATAAATCTCACAAACCCCGACCCTAAGTGCGACCTTGATTACGTCCCTAACGTCAAACGCATGAAAACTGTAAGAGCCGCTCTTTCCAACTCGTTTGGCTTTGGCGGACAAAATGCCTCCGTTATTGTAAAGAAGTACCCCGATAAGTTAGTATAA
- a CDS encoding RluA family pseudouridine synthase has translation MEHCFTIEPADAGERLDVFLVKKTGLTRSKISKLSGLDAVMVNDVAVKCGYSLRAGEMVTVSDASSDETEQLIPEDICIDIVYQDNHVVVVNKPPDMPMYPGAGHSSGTLMNALAMKVKTHATVGAPLRPGVVHRIDKDTSGLVVVALDDESYYALAEQFKNKEVIRSYKALIYGKFKENAGVVTLPVGRSTTDRKKMSTRSRYPRAAVTNWRVLRQYAGATLIEARLSTGRTHQIRVHFSALGHPLLGDTCYGNKDSIRIKGITVAIPRQMLHAAQLGFIHPVTKKLLEFESEIPADMASVLDLFEQ, from the coding sequence ATGGAACACTGTTTTACAATAGAACCTGCCGATGCCGGAGAGAGACTTGACGTTTTTTTAGTAAAAAAGACAGGCCTTACCCGTTCAAAAATCAGCAAACTTTCTGGCTTAGATGCTGTCATGGTAAATGATGTTGCTGTTAAGTGTGGGTACAGTTTAAGAGCCGGTGAGATGGTAACGGTTTCAGATGCAAGCTCTGACGAAACTGAGCAATTAATTCCTGAGGACATATGTATTGATATAGTGTATCAGGACAATCACGTTGTTGTCGTCAATAAACCGCCTGATATGCCGATGTATCCGGGGGCGGGCCATAGCAGTGGCACCCTTATGAATGCGCTTGCTATGAAAGTAAAAACTCATGCTACAGTGGGCGCACCACTTAGGCCGGGTGTTGTGCACAGGATAGATAAGGACACCTCTGGGCTTGTGGTAGTAGCATTGGATGATGAGTCCTATTATGCTTTAGCAGAGCAATTCAAAAATAAAGAAGTTATCCGTTCTTACAAGGCGTTGATTTATGGCAAATTTAAAGAAAATGCGGGTGTTGTGACACTCCCTGTTGGCCGTTCAACAACTGACAGAAAGAAGATGTCAACAAGGTCAAGGTATCCCCGTGCTGCAGTAACAAACTGGAGAGTTTTGCGGCAATATGCCGGGGCAACGCTGATTGAGGCGAGGCTCTCTACCGGACGAACTCATCAGATACGGGTACACTTTTCAGCCCTAGGGCATCCACTTTTAGGTGACACCTGCTATGGCAATAAAGACAGCATCAGGATAAAGGGGATTACAGTAGCAATACCCAGACAGATGCTTCACGCAGCACAGCTAGGGTTTATCCATCCTGTGACAAAAAAACTCCTTGAGTTTGAAAGCGAAATCCCCGCTGATATGGCCTCTGTACTGGATTTGTTTGAACAGTGA